The nucleotide sequence CATGTCGTTCGCTTTTTTTTAAACAGTCTGGCAAGGAAGGAAGTGACGATTGTCCCCGCTGCAAGCGCGACCAGATACCAGAATGGCTGACTGATGGCGTTCGGGATCGGCAATACGAACACGCCCCCATGGGGTACGCGCATCTGTACATTGCAGGCCATGGAGATGGCTCCGGCGATGGCGGCACCCCCTGCTGTGGCCGGAATGACGCGTAAAGGGTCAGCGGCGGCAAAGGGAATGACGCCTTCCGTGATAAAGGCCAGTCCCAGAATGGTAGCGGCTTTGCCAGCCTCTTTTTCCTGTGCTGTAAAACGGTCCGGATAAAGGCGCGTGGCCAGCGCCATGCCGAGCGGCGGCGTCATTCCTGCAATCACCACTGCCGCCATGGGCGTATAGATCCCGCTTGCGACTAATCCGACGGCGAAAGTATAGGCGGCCTTGTTGATCGGGCCGCCCATGTCGATTGCCATCATGCCGCCCAGCAGAAGACCGAGAAGAATGGCACTGCTGCCCTGAAGAGTTTGCAACCAGTGCGTCAGAGCAGAGAGCAGGTGGGCTGCCGGATCGCCAACGCCGTACATCATGGCGAGGCCCGTTACCAGACTACCGAGCACGGGCAGGATCAGAACCGGTTTCAGACCATCCAGATTACGACCAAGCTTGATCCAGCGATTGAAAAAAGCCGTGCTGTATCCAGCGATAAACCCTGCGAGAATACCGCCGAGAAATCCGGCGCCCATTGAGGACGCGATCATGCCGCCGGTCAATCCAGGAGCAATACCGGGACGATCAGCAACAGAATAGGCGATATATCCTGCCAGAACCGGCACGATCAGTGGAAAAGCCGATTTCGCACCGATGAGAAACAGGGCATGTGCCAGTGTGCCTGCCTGCGATGCATCGGTGACATTGACGCCGCCCAGTGCGAAGGCCATGGCGATCAGAATGCCGCCTGCCACCACGACGGGCAGCATGAAAGAAACACCGGTCATCAGATGTTTATAGGGGCCTGTGCGGGGCGGCGTGGCGTTATCTTTCGACCGGTCGGAGGTGGAGGGAGCAGCCTGCTCTCTGTTGTCCTGCCCCCATATGCCGGCCTGATCAAAAGCTTCTGTAATCAGGGCGGCTCCATCCCTGATGGCCGCTTTGGTGCCGGTTTTAAAAAGTCGCTTTCCGGTGAAGCGGGATAGATCAACCTGTGTATCGGCTGCAATAATCACCAGATCGGCAGAGGCAATTTCTTCAACACTTAGCGCATCCCGTGCCCCGACTGATCCCTGCGTTTCCACCCGGATCATGCAGCCATGCGCGGCAGCACCCTGTTGCAGTCCCTCGGCGGCCATGAAAGTATGGGCGATGCCAGTGGGGCAGGAGGTGATGGCAACGATCTTGCCTCCCTTTACAGGTTTTCCATCCCGTGATGCAGAGGGTGAATTTTGTACGTCTCCAATATTATCCAGAACAAGATCTGCATCAGCCAGAATAGTATCTAATGTAGTCTTATGTTTTGGAAAAGCTGAGAGCTTGTCTGCTATATCCAGATGTGTGCTATCGCTTTCAGCTTCACCAACCAGCAACAGGGTGGAGATCATGCGTGTGTCTGGCTCAGGTGATGCTGAGCCAACGACACGCAGATCGATTTCAATGCTACGGTTACGGTTGGATGCAGCTTTGCGCAGTGCTTCGGCAGCCAGTAATGCATGTGTGCGGCGTGCCTGTCCATCGATGATGGCGAGAATGGTCATGACGGCAACACTCCCGCGGTATGGTCGGTATTTCGAAAATGGCACGCATTATCTTGCAGCTTCTGAACGATCAGGCGGCTTTCAAGCGTTAGCACCAGATCAGGTCCCGGCAGGGATGCGCCCGGTAACGTCAATTTGGCGGAGGCAAGGGCCACGGCGCGGCGTGCCAGCTGTTCCAGTGGCAGATCGTCATGCAGCGCCGTGACAATCCCGGCAACCAGCGCATCACCCGCGCCAACAGTGTTCAGCACCTGCATGGGGGGATGCTGCACATGGACAGCCTGATCGTCAGTGACAAACAGGGCACCCTCTGCTCCTAATGAAATAGCGGCGAGGGTTACGCCACGCGCTGTCAGCTCACGCCCTGCACGCAGGAGATCGGTCACATGGCCCAGCGGGGTACCCGCCCATTCTTCCAACTCATGTCGGTTGGGTTTCAAACAAAAGGGCAATGTCTCCGCTTCGTTCAGCACAGCTCCCAGCGCGGCTCCGCTGGTATCCAGTACTGTGCGGAGACCTTGACGGTGCAGCATGTCCAGCAGCGTGACATAGATATCGTGCGGCATTGCGCTGGGGACACTGCCGGCCAGTACGGCAATATCTCCGGCCTGTGACACTGAAGAGATATGCGCGATGATCGCCGCACCTTCATCATTGCAGGGCAGGCCCGGCGTGTTGATGTCGGTGGTCTCTTCGGCTGTATGATCGATCAGTTTCAGGTTGCGGCGTGTATGACCGGGTACGCGGAGGAACAGATCCTCGATCCCGCGCTCGGCAAAAAACGTCGAGAACAGTGCATCATTGGCCTCCCCCAGAATGCCGCAGGCTCTGACGGGCGGCGCATTTTCATCTCCGGCCGCGAACCAGTCCGCAAGGCAGCCTGCGACATTGACCCCTTTCCCACCGGGATAGGAGGCCGCAGCCAAGGCCCGGTTGACCTGTCCGGGATGCAGGGCCGTCAACTCCACTGTTTCGTCGATGGCGGGGTTGAGGGTGATGGTTAGAATCGCGCTCATATGGCTTCTCCAAAGCCGGTATCAGCATGAAAGGTAGTTTCCAGCGCTCTCACTTCAGCCGGAGAGGAAGCTGCCAGAGCGCGCTCGGCCAATGCCTTCAAATCGTCCATGCGGTACTGGCGCAGGCAGGCTTTGACACCGGGAATGTCGCGGGGCGTCATTGACAGCTCGGTAACACCCAACCCGGCCAACAGCGCCGCACCGAACGGATCACCGGCCAGACCACCGCAGACCCCGACCCAGCGGCGCAGAGGGGCGGCGGCTTCGGCCGTGCGGCGGATCAGCGCGAGCACGGCAGGGTGTAATCCGTCCACCTCCGCGGCCAGCCCGGAATTCTGCCGGTCCATGGCCAGTGCGTATTGTGTCAGATCATTGGTGCCAATGGAAAAGAAATCGACATGGGGAGCGATTCGGTCGGCCAGCAAAGCCGCTGCCGGGACTTCCACCATGA is from Granulibacter bethesdensis and encodes:
- a CDS encoding PTS fructose transporter subunit IIC; this translates as MTILAIIDGQARRTHALLAAEALRKAASNRNRSIEIDLRVVGSASPEPDTRMISTLLLVGEAESDSTHLDIADKLSAFPKHKTTLDTILADADLVLDNIGDVQNSPSASRDGKPVKGGKIVAITSCPTGIAHTFMAAEGLQQGAAAHGCMIRVETQGSVGARDALSVEEIASADLVIIAADTQVDLSRFTGKRLFKTGTKAAIRDGAALITEAFDQAGIWGQDNREQAAPSTSDRSKDNATPPRTGPYKHLMTGVSFMLPVVVAGGILIAMAFALGGVNVTDASQAGTLAHALFLIGAKSAFPLIVPVLAGYIAYSVADRPGIAPGLTGGMIASSMGAGFLGGILAGFIAGYSTAFFNRWIKLGRNLDGLKPVLILPVLGSLVTGLAMMYGVGDPAAHLLSALTHWLQTLQGSSAILLGLLLGGMMAIDMGGPINKAAYTFAVGLVASGIYTPMAAVVIAGMTPPLGMALATRLYPDRFTAQEKEAGKAATILGLAFITEGVIPFAAADPLRVIPATAGGAAIAGAISMACNVQMRVPHGGVFVLPIPNAISQPFWYLVALAAGTIVTSFLARLFKKKRTT
- a CDS encoding 1-phosphofructokinase family hexose kinase; the protein is MSAILTITLNPAIDETVELTALHPGQVNRALAAASYPGGKGVNVAGCLADWFAAGDENAPPVRACGILGEANDALFSTFFAERGIEDLFLRVPGHTRRNLKLIDHTAEETTDINTPGLPCNDEGAAIIAHISSVSQAGDIAVLAGSVPSAMPHDIYVTLLDMLHRQGLRTVLDTSGAALGAVLNEAETLPFCLKPNRHELEEWAGTPLGHVTDLLRAGRELTARGVTLAAISLGAEGALFVTDDQAVHVQHPPMQVLNTVGAGDALVAGIVTALHDDLPLEQLARRAVALASAKLTLPGASLPGPDLVLTLESRLIVQKLQDNACHFRNTDHTAGVLPS